The following coding sequences lie in one Phragmitibacter flavus genomic window:
- a CDS encoding adenylate/guanylate cyclase domain-containing protein: MARKSLANGTGLSDSVSQTVVLPVIFGVGLLLALGYGWFGDRGWLAWMDRQFLDEFHRRGVKAVEREDVVILGIDDASFKLDGLWPEEIEESVALKAMQRPWPWSRVVWAELLERMFAAGVKVVFLDVTFKGPSLDPAEDERLREVLQKHAGKVVLGMNFEGSSASLSAGSRIRLTGPPESIWESGEGRWDGPVHLNFWAEGEVVRKVSLLATLEEAELKDYLGAVGDYGGMSVEEAEKVGDELEVEMARVNPQDGIPSVAMWVANKVGAGGAELELREPRFRFADAGAYPPVSIHEVFVESLWESNFGSGEAFRDKVVFVGATASVMQDFHSTPVGRMAGVQLHAHALAAVMDRNFLKEAPRWWPLAGVGMGMLLSWALVTLIRQPVVCLLVLWGVSVALLVGAWWAFDGLSMEVSPLPGGLALNLCGLAGLSGNYLTQMREKKKLRRFLERYTSPEFVKEMMSDREGLYTMLGGAERTVTVLFSDVRGFTSMAEEMSPADMVKQLNEYLSSMVEQVIRHRGLVDKFIGDAVMALWGSTRLLQAEGGRREDARQSVESALAMRAALTRLNEQWRKRGIAEFKIGMGIHQGNVVVGNIGSAAPYEKMDLTVIGDSVNLASRLEGVTKEYGVDLVISGTVWELVKDEYLCRSADLVRVKGKVLPVEVFTVIGPMVTARPPGLKDYEKGIVSYREGKFVEALEWFGKAREAGLDDVLTSTYISRCEALMASPPEKWDGVFVMTKK; encoded by the coding sequence ATGGCACGTAAATCTTTGGCAAACGGGACGGGCTTGTCTGACTCGGTCAGTCAGACGGTGGTTTTGCCGGTGATTTTTGGGGTGGGGCTGTTGCTGGCTCTCGGCTATGGATGGTTTGGTGACCGGGGCTGGCTGGCGTGGATGGATCGTCAATTTTTGGACGAGTTTCATCGACGGGGGGTGAAGGCGGTGGAGCGTGAGGATGTGGTGATCTTGGGGATTGATGATGCGAGTTTTAAACTGGACGGGCTGTGGCCGGAGGAGATTGAGGAGTCGGTGGCGTTGAAGGCGATGCAGAGACCGTGGCCGTGGTCGAGGGTGGTATGGGCGGAGTTGCTGGAGCGGATGTTTGCGGCAGGGGTGAAGGTGGTGTTTTTGGATGTGACATTTAAGGGGCCATCGCTGGACCCGGCTGAGGATGAGCGGTTGCGGGAGGTGTTGCAGAAACATGCGGGGAAGGTGGTGTTGGGAATGAATTTTGAGGGATCGTCGGCGTCATTGTCGGCAGGAAGCAGGATCAGGCTGACGGGGCCGCCGGAGTCGATCTGGGAAAGTGGTGAGGGCCGCTGGGATGGGCCGGTCCATCTGAATTTTTGGGCCGAAGGGGAGGTGGTGCGGAAGGTGTCGTTGCTGGCGACGTTGGAGGAAGCGGAGTTGAAGGATTATTTGGGAGCAGTGGGAGATTATGGCGGCATGTCGGTGGAGGAGGCGGAGAAGGTCGGTGACGAGCTTGAGGTGGAGATGGCAAGGGTGAATCCGCAGGATGGGATTCCTTCGGTGGCGATGTGGGTGGCAAACAAGGTCGGTGCCGGGGGTGCGGAACTGGAGTTGAGGGAGCCGCGGTTTCGGTTTGCCGATGCGGGGGCCTATCCGCCGGTGTCCATTCACGAAGTGTTTGTGGAGAGTTTGTGGGAGTCGAATTTTGGATCGGGTGAGGCATTTCGTGACAAGGTGGTGTTTGTCGGGGCGACGGCGTCGGTGATGCAGGATTTTCATTCCACGCCGGTGGGAAGGATGGCGGGGGTGCAGTTGCATGCGCATGCACTGGCGGCGGTGATGGATCGGAATTTTTTGAAGGAGGCTCCGCGTTGGTGGCCATTGGCGGGCGTTGGGATGGGGATGTTGCTCTCGTGGGCTTTGGTGACATTGATCAGGCAGCCGGTGGTGTGTTTGCTGGTGTTGTGGGGGGTGAGCGTGGCGCTGCTGGTGGGGGCGTGGTGGGCGTTTGATGGGTTGTCGATGGAAGTGAGTCCGCTGCCGGGTGGGTTGGCGCTGAACCTTTGCGGTCTGGCAGGGTTGTCGGGAAATTACCTGACACAGATGCGCGAGAAGAAGAAGTTACGAAGGTTTCTGGAGCGATACACGTCGCCAGAGTTTGTGAAGGAGATGATGTCGGACAGGGAAGGTCTCTACACGATGCTCGGTGGTGCGGAGCGGACGGTGACGGTGTTGTTTTCTGACGTGCGGGGGTTTACCAGCATGGCGGAGGAGATGAGTCCGGCGGACATGGTGAAGCAGTTGAACGAGTATCTCAGCAGCATGGTGGAGCAGGTGATTCGGCATCGTGGGTTGGTGGACAAGTTCATTGGGGACGCGGTGATGGCGTTGTGGGGAAGCACCCGGTTGTTGCAGGCCGAGGGAGGTCGCAGGGAGGATGCGCGTCAGTCGGTGGAGTCAGCGTTGGCGATGCGGGCGGCGTTGACGAGGTTGAATGAGCAATGGCGGAAGCGGGGCATTGCGGAGTTCAAGATTGGGATGGGGATTCACCAGGGCAATGTGGTGGTGGGCAACATTGGATCCGCAGCTCCGTATGAGAAGATGGATTTGACGGTGATCGGCGACAGCGTGAATCTGGCCTCGCGGCTGGAGGGGGTGACCAAGGAATATGGGGTGGATCTGGTGATCAGCGGGACGGTATGGGAGTTGGTGAAGGACGAGTATTTGTGTCGTTCGGCGGACCTCGTGAGGGTGAAAGGCAAGGTATTGCCGGTGGAGGTTTTTACGGTGATCGGTCCGATGGTGACAGCGAGGCCGCCGGGATTGAAGGATTATGAAAAGGGGATCGTGAGTTATCGAGAAGGGAAGTTTGTTGAGGCGCTGGAATGGTTTGGAAAGGCGCGTGAGGCGGGCCTGGATGATGTGTTGACGTCGACTTATATTTCGCGGTGCGAGGCGCTGATGGCATCGCCGCCGGAGAAGTGGGATGGGGTTTTTGTGATGACGAAGAAGTAG
- a CDS encoding cob(I)yrinic acid a,c-diamide adenosyltransferase has translation MSISTRKGDEGETDLLFGCRVKKDYPRIEVVGAVDELNAALGLLRVSAKFEMSQREVPKFQETLITLMGELATPVGSEHRYEERFGGSVNADMVKHLDDLVAELEAMGALKIKGWALPGAAGVMSGAYADLARTVCRRAERAVVGLEGTEEAVPNGEIVKYLNRLSDVLWLLARMEEKGGGEESS, from the coding sequence ATGTCAATAAGCACTCGAAAAGGCGATGAAGGGGAGACGGATTTGCTGTTTGGCTGCCGGGTGAAGAAGGATTATCCGCGTATCGAAGTGGTGGGGGCGGTCGATGAGTTGAATGCAGCACTGGGGTTGTTGCGGGTGTCGGCGAAATTTGAGATGAGTCAGCGTGAGGTGCCAAAGTTTCAGGAGACGTTGATTACCTTGATGGGCGAACTGGCGACGCCGGTGGGATCGGAACACCGGTATGAGGAACGCTTCGGCGGGAGTGTGAATGCGGACATGGTGAAGCATCTGGACGACTTGGTGGCCGAACTGGAGGCGATGGGAGCGCTGAAGATCAAGGGTTGGGCGCTGCCGGGGGCGGCGGGGGTGATGTCGGGGGCTTACGCGGACTTGGCGCGCACGGTGTGTCGTCGCGCCGAGCGGGCGGTGGTGGGGCTTGAGGGAACGGAAGAGGCGGTGCCGAACGGTGAGATCGTGAAGTATTTGAATCGCCTGTCCGATGTGCTGTGGTTGCTGGCGCGGATGGAGGAGAAAGGCGGGGGAGAGGAATCATCGTGA
- a CDS encoding TA system VapC family ribonuclease toxin, producing the protein MLSIDTNILLHALNEDSPSHEAAYAWIISIQREENVAISEFILAELYGLLRNPAVSKHPLNGEDAVAVIQTYRHHPLWRLIGFPSETRSLHDDLWKHAKSKSFAFRRLYDARCALTMIAQGVTEFATANVKDFQNLGFQRVWNPLISE; encoded by the coding sequence ATGCTTTCCATCGACACCAACATTCTTCTGCATGCCCTCAACGAAGATTCGCCGAGTCACGAAGCTGCCTATGCGTGGATCATTTCGATTCAGCGGGAGGAGAATGTGGCGATCTCTGAGTTCATCCTTGCAGAGCTTTACGGCTTGCTTCGCAATCCTGCTGTTTCAAAACATCCGCTGAATGGTGAAGATGCGGTTGCGGTCATTCAGACTTACCGTCATCATCCTCTTTGGCGTCTGATCGGTTTCCCTAGCGAAACTCGCTCTCTACATGATGACCTCTGGAAACACGCCAAATCAAAGTCATTTGCTTTTCGCCGACTATACGATGCGCGTTGCGCACTGACCATGATTGCCCAGGGTGTGACGGAGTTTGCGACGGCGAATGTTAAAGATTTCCAAAACCTTGGGTTTCAAAGAGTCTGGAATCCGTTAATCAGCGAATGA
- a CDS encoding DUF1552 domain-containing protein: MNPLSRRAFLRGTGVSLALPFLDAMWPAHSARAQAAASAAASSTTAPKRMITICNSLGLYTPDLIPTETGRAYSDTPYLSLLKQHRDQYTILSGLSHPDQAGRDGHASELTWLTAAKHPGLGGFRNTISIDQLVAEKIGFETRYPSLVLGTNYTSSQSYTRGGVMIPGESRPSKIFAKLFLNGSPGEVHGQMRKLKEGRSIMDTVREDAKRFASRIGHADREKLDEYFTSVREMEQRLHKAEDWVQKPKPNVDASAPQDIANEADTIGRMQLLFDLLPLALQTDSTRLVTLLISQRGDVPPVPGVTIDHHNLSHHGQDPEKIDQLRLIERAEFNAFNTLLTNLKAKKEGNGNLLDNTMVLFGSNLGNANSHDFRNLPLILAGGGFQHGQHLAFDQKNNTPLSNLFVQMLQHMGMETDQFGSSTSTSIPGLI, translated from the coding sequence ATGAATCCTCTCTCCCGCCGCGCCTTCCTTCGCGGCACCGGCGTCTCCCTCGCCCTCCCTTTTCTCGACGCCATGTGGCCCGCCCACAGCGCCCGCGCCCAAGCCGCCGCATCAGCCGCCGCCAGCTCGACCACCGCGCCGAAACGCATGATCACCATCTGCAACTCCCTCGGCCTTTACACCCCTGACCTCATCCCCACCGAAACCGGTCGCGCCTACAGCGACACCCCCTACCTCAGCCTCCTTAAACAACACCGCGATCAATACACCATCCTCTCCGGCCTCTCCCATCCCGACCAGGCCGGACGCGACGGACACGCCTCCGAACTCACCTGGCTCACCGCCGCCAAACACCCCGGCCTCGGCGGCTTCCGCAACACCATCTCCATCGACCAACTCGTCGCCGAAAAAATCGGCTTCGAAACCCGCTACCCCTCCCTCGTCCTCGGCACCAACTACACCAGCAGCCAAAGCTACACCCGTGGCGGCGTCATGATCCCCGGCGAATCCCGACCCTCCAAAATCTTCGCCAAACTTTTCCTCAACGGCAGTCCCGGCGAAGTCCACGGCCAGATGCGCAAACTCAAGGAAGGCCGCAGCATCATGGACACCGTCCGCGAAGACGCCAAACGGTTCGCCAGCCGCATCGGCCATGCCGACCGCGAAAAGCTCGACGAATATTTTACTTCCGTCCGCGAGATGGAACAACGTCTTCACAAAGCCGAAGACTGGGTGCAAAAACCCAAACCCAACGTTGACGCCAGCGCCCCCCAGGACATCGCCAATGAAGCCGACACCATCGGTCGCATGCAACTCCTCTTCGACCTCCTTCCCCTCGCTTTGCAAACCGACAGCACCCGACTCGTCACCCTGCTCATCAGCCAGCGCGGCGACGTCCCCCCGGTCCCCGGCGTCACCATCGACCACCACAATCTTTCCCACCACGGTCAGGACCCCGAAAAAATCGACCAACTCCGACTCATCGAACGCGCCGAGTTCAACGCCTTCAACACCCTCCTCACCAACCTCAAAGCCAAAAAAGAAGGCAACGGCAACCTCCTCGACAACACCATGGTCCTGTTCGGCAGCAACCTCGGCAACGCCAACTCCCACGACTTCCGCAACCTCCCCCTCATCCTCGCCGGCGGCGGTTTCCAGCACGGACAACACCTCGCCTTCGACCAGAAAAACAACACCCCACTAAGCAATCTCTTCGTTCAAATGCTCCAGCACATGGGCATGGAAACCGACCAATTCGGCAGCAGCACCAGCACCTCCATCCCCGGCCTCATTTAA